A genome region from Tolypothrix sp. PCC 7712 includes the following:
- a CDS encoding EutN/CcmL family microcompartment protein: MQIAKVRGTVVSTQKEPSLRGVKLLLLQLVDEEGNLLQKYEVAADIVGAGVDEWVLFSRGSAARQVPGNENRPLDAAVVAIIDTIHVEDRLIYSKKDQYR; the protein is encoded by the coding sequence ATGCAAATTGCTAAAGTCCGGGGCACAGTAGTTAGCACGCAAAAAGAACCAAGTCTTCGAGGTGTGAAACTACTGTTGTTGCAATTAGTAGATGAAGAAGGCAACCTCCTGCAAAAATACGAAGTAGCAGCAGATATCGTAGGTGCAGGAGTAGACGAATGGGTACTTTTCAGTCGTGGTAGCGCAGCTCGTCAAGTTCCTGGAAACGAAAATCGTCCGTTAGATGCAGCAGTGGTGGCGATAATTGATACTATTCATGTTGAAGATCGTCTCATTTACAGCAAAAAAGACCAATACCGTTAG
- a CDS encoding carbon dioxide-concentrating mechanism protein CcmK → MSIAVGMVETLGFPAVVEAADAMVKAARVTLVGYEKIGSGRVTVIVRGDVSEVQASVAAGVESVKRVNGGQVLSTHIIARPHENLEYVLPIRYTEDVEQFRENVNAIRPFGRRP, encoded by the coding sequence ATGTCGATTGCAGTAGGAATGGTAGAAACGCTGGGCTTTCCCGCAGTAGTAGAAGCCGCAGATGCGATGGTGAAAGCAGCTCGCGTTACCTTAGTAGGCTACGAAAAAATTGGTAGCGGTCGCGTCACAGTTATCGTTCGGGGAGATGTTTCCGAAGTTCAAGCCTCCGTTGCCGCAGGCGTAGAATCTGTGAAGCGAGTTAACGGCGGACAAGTACTGTCTACCCATATCATTGCTCGTCCTCACGAAAACTTAGAGTATGTCCTGCCAATTCGTTATACAGAGGATGTAGAGCAGTTCCGGGAAAATGTCAACGCCATTCGTCCTTTCGGCAGAAGACCATAA
- a CDS encoding carbon dioxide-concentrating mechanism protein CcmK translates to MPIAVGMIETKGFPAVVEAADAMVKAARVTLVGYEKIGSARVTVIVRGDVSEVQASVAAGVEAARRVNGGEVVSTHIIARPHENLEYVLPIRYTEAVEQFRT, encoded by the coding sequence ATGCCAATTGCAGTTGGAATGATTGAGACCAAGGGCTTCCCCGCAGTAGTAGAAGCTGCTGATGCGATGGTGAAGGCCGCCCGTGTAACATTAGTAGGATATGAAAAAATTGGTAGCGCACGAGTCACAGTAATTGTGCGGGGAGACGTATCGGAAGTGCAAGCCTCAGTTGCAGCTGGGGTAGAAGCAGCCAGAAGAGTAAATGGTGGGGAAGTAGTATCCACTCACATCATTGCCCGTCCCCATGAAAACCTCGAATATGTATTACCGATTCGGTATACAGAAGCCGTAGAACAGTTCCGCACTTAA
- a CDS encoding NAD(P)H-quinone oxidoreductase subunit F: protein MDHFLYITSWFVPFYGLIGAILTLPWAMGIIRRTGPRPAAYFNLLTTIAAFIHSLLIFQNIWDKEPETVIINWFKVADLDLSFALDISPVSVGATVLITGLSFLAQTYALGYMEKDWALARFFGLIGFFEAALSGLAISDSLFLSYALLEVLTLSTYLLVGFWYAQPLVVTAARDAFWTKRVGDLLLLMGVVTLSCLAGSLNFSDLSEWAQTASLDPVTSALLGLALIAGPSGKCAQFPLHLWLDEAMEGPNPASILRNSLVVAGGAYVLYKMQPLLALSPVALNALVIMGTVTAIGATLVSLAQIDIKRALSHSTSAYMGLVFLAMGLQQGGVALMLLLTHAIAKALLFMSSGSIISTTHTQNLTEMGGLWSRMPATTTAFVVGSAGMVTLLPLGSFWAMLAWADGFVNISPWVIGVLVIVNGLTALNLTRVFRYIFWGTPQQKTRRAPEVGWQMAFPMVTLIILTLLLPVMLQQWYLLPSWESINWYVVAILLSSTLVGVAIGSVMYLDKAWSRSRILAWRFIQDLLGYDFYIDQVYKVTVVSAVAILSKISAWSDRYLIDGLVNLVGFAAILSGQGLKYSISGQSQGYMLTILFVVSVLGFFISWSLGLLDKLPF from the coding sequence ATGGATCATTTTCTCTACATTACAAGTTGGTTTGTGCCTTTTTATGGTTTAATAGGTGCTATTTTGACCTTGCCCTGGGCCATGGGAATTATTCGGCGAACAGGGCCAAGACCAGCAGCATACTTCAACTTGTTGACGACCATTGCCGCATTTATCCATAGCCTGTTGATATTTCAAAACATCTGGGATAAAGAGCCAGAAACAGTGATAATTAACTGGTTCAAAGTCGCAGATTTAGATTTATCCTTTGCCTTAGACATTTCCCCCGTCAGTGTTGGGGCAACGGTGCTGATTACAGGGTTAAGTTTCTTAGCACAAACTTATGCCCTAGGCTATATGGAAAAAGACTGGGCATTGGCGCGGTTTTTTGGGCTGATCGGATTTTTTGAGGCGGCGCTGAGTGGTTTAGCCATTAGTGATTCTCTATTTCTCAGCTATGCCTTGTTAGAAGTGCTGACGCTTTCCACATATTTGCTAGTGGGATTTTGGTATGCACAACCCTTAGTGGTGACCGCAGCGCGGGACGCATTTTGGACAAAAAGGGTCGGAGACTTGTTACTGCTGATGGGGGTAGTGACCCTTTCTTGCCTAGCTGGTAGTTTGAACTTTTCTGATTTATCTGAATGGGCGCAAACAGCTAGCTTAGATCCAGTCACTTCTGCGTTATTAGGATTAGCTTTAATTGCTGGGCCATCTGGTAAATGCGCTCAATTCCCCCTACATCTGTGGTTAGATGAAGCAATGGAAGGGCCTAACCCTGCTTCTATACTGCGGAACTCATTGGTGGTAGCAGGTGGTGCTTATGTGCTATACAAAATGCAGCCTTTGTTGGCACTGTCCCCAGTGGCTTTGAATGCCTTGGTAATTATGGGTACGGTGACAGCAATTGGGGCGACGTTAGTGTCCTTAGCGCAAATTGATATTAAGCGAGCACTATCTCATTCCACTAGTGCATACATGGGCTTGGTATTTTTGGCAATGGGTTTACAGCAAGGGGGTGTAGCCTTGATGTTGCTGTTAACTCATGCGATCGCAAAAGCTCTATTATTCATGAGTTCGGGTTCGATTATCTCTACTACCCACACCCAAAACCTTACAGAAATGGGTGGTTTATGGTCACGGATGCCGGCTACAACCACTGCTTTTGTTGTTGGTTCGGCAGGGATGGTGACACTGCTACCACTAGGCAGTTTTTGGGCAATGCTGGCTTGGGCAGATGGCTTTGTGAATATTAGCCCTTGGGTGATTGGTGTATTAGTAATAGTTAATGGCTTAACAGCACTCAATTTAACCAGAGTATTTAGATATATTTTCTGGGGTACACCGCAACAAAAAACCCGCCGTGCGCCTGAAGTGGGTTGGCAAATGGCATTCCCGATGGTGACCTTGATCATCTTGACTCTGTTATTACCCGTAATGCTACAGCAATGGTACTTACTTCCTAGTTGGGAAAGTATTAACTGGTATGTAGTAGCGATATTACTTTCCTCAACCTTAGTAGGGGTAGCAATCGGCTCGGTAATGTATCTAGACAAAGCATGGTCAAGGTCAAGAATCCTAGCATGGAGATTTATCCAAGACTTGTTGGGTTACGACTTCTACATCGACCAAGTGTATAAAGTCACCGTAGTCAGCGCTGTAGCCATCCTATCGAAAATTTCCGCATGGAGCGATCGCTATTTGATTGATGGCTTAGTCAACTTAGTTGGTTTTGCCGCCATCCTCAGCGGGCAAGGTTTAAAGTACAGCATTTCTGGACAATCCCAAGGTTATATGCTAACAATCCTCTTCGTTGTCAGCGTCTTGGGATTTTTCATTAGCTGGTCATTAGGGCTACTAGATAAGTTGCCTTTTTAG
- a CDS encoding NADH-quinone oxidoreductase subunit M — MLSALILVPLIGAVVISLWPPGINGKNSRGIALVVASIAFVWSIILAIQFNPGQVSQQFVEFLPWVDALGLNYNLGVDGLSLPLLVLNGLLTCVAIYSSDESLQRPRLYYSLILLLSAGVTGAFIAQDLLLFFLFYEVELIPLYLLIAIWGGEKRGYAATKFLIYTALSGILILASFLGMVWLSGAPNFALGSLNATTLPLATQLLLLAGILVGFGIKIPLVPFHTWLPDAHVEASTPISVLLAGVLLKLGTYGLLRFGMNLLPEAWTYLAPWLASWAVVSVLYGASCAIAQKDMKKMVAYSSIGHMGYILLGAASATQLSILGTVMQMISHGLISALLFLLVGIVYKKAGSRNLDVIRGLLNPERGMPVIGSLMVLGVMASAGIPGMIGFISEFVIFRGSFPAFPVQTLLCMIGTGLTAVYFLILVNKAFFGRLSEQVVNLPRVYWSDRLPSIVLAVVIVIFGIQPSWLARWTEPTITAMVNTQNTVVTVALDHQSKN, encoded by the coding sequence ATGCTGAGTGCGTTGATTTTAGTACCATTAATTGGTGCTGTTGTAATTAGCTTATGGCCACCGGGGATAAATGGTAAAAACTCCCGAGGGATAGCCTTGGTAGTTGCCAGTATCGCCTTTGTATGGTCGATAATTTTAGCAATTCAATTTAATCCTGGGCAGGTTAGTCAACAATTTGTAGAATTCTTACCTTGGGTAGATGCCTTAGGTTTAAATTATAATCTTGGGGTAGATGGCTTATCTTTACCTTTGCTAGTTTTGAACGGCTTGTTGACTTGCGTTGCCATCTACAGCAGTGATGAATCTCTGCAACGTCCAAGATTGTATTACTCATTAATACTGCTGTTAAGTGCTGGGGTAACTGGTGCTTTTATTGCCCAGGACTTACTATTATTCTTCCTGTTTTACGAAGTTGAACTCATACCCCTATATCTGTTGATTGCAATTTGGGGTGGTGAAAAACGGGGTTATGCAGCTACAAAATTCCTCATTTATACTGCTCTTTCTGGGATTTTGATTTTAGCCAGCTTCTTAGGAATGGTTTGGTTGAGTGGTGCGCCTAACTTTGCTCTCGGTTCTTTGAATGCCACGACTCTACCATTAGCAACGCAACTTTTGTTACTAGCCGGAATTTTAGTTGGTTTTGGCATTAAGATTCCTCTAGTTCCCTTCCATACATGGTTGCCAGATGCTCACGTAGAAGCTTCCACACCCATTTCTGTGCTACTGGCTGGGGTACTGTTAAAACTAGGAACTTATGGCTTACTGCGCTTTGGCATGAACTTATTGCCAGAAGCTTGGACTTATTTGGCTCCCTGGTTAGCGAGTTGGGCTGTAGTCAGTGTACTTTATGGTGCATCTTGTGCGATCGCCCAAAAAGACATGAAAAAAATGGTGGCATATAGTTCTATTGGACACATGGGCTATATTCTGTTAGGGGCGGCATCTGCGACACAGTTAAGTATTTTAGGCACTGTGATGCAGATGATCAGCCACGGCTTGATTTCTGCACTCCTGTTTTTGCTGGTAGGGATTGTCTATAAAAAAGCTGGTAGCCGCAACCTAGATGTTATCCGGGGGCTACTAAATCCAGAACGAGGTATGCCCGTAATTGGTAGCTTAATGGTTTTAGGAGTCATGGCTAGTGCGGGAATTCCAGGAATGATCGGGTTTATTTCCGAATTTGTCATCTTCCGTGGTAGTTTCCCGGCTTTTCCCGTGCAAACCTTGTTATGTATGATTGGTACAGGTTTGACTGCCGTGTACTTCTTAATCCTGGTAAATAAAGCCTTTTTTGGACGTTTATCCGAGCAAGTTGTCAATCTACCAAGGGTATATTGGAGCGATCGCCTACCATCGATAGTATTAGCTGTAGTGATTGTAATTTTTGGTATCCAACCCTCTTGGTTAGCACGCTGGACTGAACCAACAATCACAGCGATGGTGAATACACAAAACACCGTAGTCACCGTGGCTTTGGATCATCAAAGCAAAAATTAA
- a CDS encoding CO2 hydration protein, translating to MVTIKKKPYNNPLGEFIKRLQTGEALLADSPQNVLEVVGILKSYGVVLDAYSNNLIYIAEHQFLVFFPFFKYFNGEFSWQKLFRHWWHDRINFEYAEYCMKSMMWHGGGGLDTYLDTKEFQTAAEAVIAAKFKNNPLVMVMHQLFPDFLIEQLRVSAYYSGLGQFWRVMADIFLTLSDLYDQGKIKTIPQVVEHIKAGLVADASKPITYAVKIDNKVYELLPKKLGLTFLADTAIPYVEAVFFRGTPFSGTVTYNAQAYQIPPDQSRFQYGALYADPLPIGSAGIPPTLLMQDMRHYLPEYLHEVYRRSRRGEDDLLVQICITFQKSMFCVTTATILGLMPYPLDSEDPSEQQANQVYLEKWMERFKTSRLLEVNK from the coding sequence ATGGTCACCATCAAAAAGAAACCTTATAACAACCCTTTAGGTGAATTTATCAAGCGTTTGCAAACAGGAGAAGCACTGCTGGCTGATAGCCCCCAGAACGTTTTAGAAGTGGTCGGCATTCTGAAAAGCTATGGCGTAGTTTTAGATGCTTACTCCAATAATCTCATCTACATTGCTGAACATCAATTTTTAGTATTTTTCCCCTTCTTTAAATACTTTAATGGGGAATTTAGTTGGCAAAAATTATTTCGTCATTGGTGGCATGACCGAATTAATTTTGAATATGCCGAATATTGTATGAAGTCCATGATGTGGCACGGTGGCGGTGGACTGGATACATATTTAGATACAAAAGAATTTCAAACAGCCGCCGAAGCGGTAATTGCTGCTAAATTTAAAAACAATCCTTTAGTTATGGTAATGCACCAACTGTTTCCCGATTTCTTAATTGAACAGTTGCGTGTTTCTGCATATTACAGTGGCTTGGGGCAATTTTGGCGGGTAATGGCTGATATCTTCCTGACTTTATCAGACCTATATGACCAAGGAAAAATCAAAACCATTCCCCAAGTTGTAGAACATATTAAAGCAGGCTTAGTTGCGGATGCTAGCAAGCCAATTACTTACGCCGTCAAAATTGATAATAAAGTTTATGAACTCCTGCCTAAGAAACTTGGTTTAACCTTCTTAGCAGATACAGCAATACCTTATGTAGAAGCTGTTTTCTTCCGGGGAACACCTTTTTCTGGCACAGTTACATATAATGCCCAAGCATATCAAATTCCGCCCGATCAATCGCGCTTTCAATATGGTGCATTATATGCAGATCCTTTACCCATTGGTAGCGCGGGCATTCCTCCCACTTTATTAATGCAGGATATGCGGCATTATTTACCAGAGTATTTGCATGAAGTATATCGCCGCAGTCGTCGCGGTGAAGATGATTTGCTAGTGCAAATTTGTATTACTTTCCAAAAGTCAATGTTCTGTGTAACTACAGCTACGATTTTGGGATTAATGCCTTATCCATTAGATAGCGAAGATCCATCAGAACAACAAGCTAATCAAGTTTATTTAGAAAAGTGGATGGAACGTTTCAAAACTTCTCGCTTGTTGGAAGTGAATAAATGA